One Candidatus Thermoplasmatota archaeon genomic window carries:
- the tmk gene encoding dTMP kinase, which yields MARGLLVVCEGIDGSGKTTVSKGLAEALAARGHPARWTFEPSHGYIGEAVRRSFREDTPELSQAFLFMADHVAHIREVERLLEEGYIVVSDRWSDSTFAYQGAALQESFAKQGLDAMRWLMDVEKVFDRAPDLTLLFDLPPTEAMRRIQTTRKELVKFERAEFLEIVRANYLKLARERPHYRILDASRRVDESVMHALALVEGALRRESAAPS from the coding sequence ATGGCGCGGGGCCTTCTCGTCGTGTGCGAAGGGATCGACGGTTCGGGGAAGACCACGGTCTCCAAGGGGCTCGCGGAGGCGCTCGCCGCGCGCGGCCATCCCGCGCGCTGGACCTTCGAGCCCTCGCACGGCTACATCGGCGAGGCCGTCCGCCGATCGTTCCGCGAGGACACGCCGGAGCTTTCGCAGGCGTTCCTCTTCATGGCCGACCACGTCGCGCACATCCGCGAGGTGGAGCGGCTCCTCGAGGAGGGCTACATCGTCGTCTCCGACCGGTGGAGCGACAGCACCTTCGCGTACCAGGGCGCGGCGCTGCAGGAGTCGTTCGCGAAGCAGGGCCTCGACGCGATGCGCTGGCTCATGGACGTCGAGAAGGTGTTCGACCGCGCGCCCGACCTCACGCTCCTCTTCGACCTCCCGCCGACGGAGGCGATGCGGCGCATCCAGACGACCCGGAAGGAGCTCGTGAAGTTCGAGCGCGCCGAATTCCTCGAGATCGTGCGCGCGAACTACCTGAAGCTCGCGCGCGAGCGTCCGCACTACCGCATCCTCGACGCCTCGCGCCGCGTGGACGAGAGCGTGATGCACGCGCTCGCGCTCGTCGAAGGGGCGCTTCGCCGCGAGAGCGCCGCGCCATCCTGA